The genomic region TCATTCCAAAATGCTCGAAAAAGCATTTGATTCACTTGGCGGAACGAATTGATAATATAGAATACTTCATACGTATCAGTCATTGTTTCACCCTTTTACTTTTGGAATATAATATTTCGTACACGAAATATCAGGGGAACAATTACTTATTATAACAAAAATATTTACATAGTCAACTCTTTACATATGATTTCAACAAAATAATATTAGGACATACTAAATGACATATATTCATGCCTTTAATCAACTAACTTGGACACAGTCTGTATCATATGTATTTTTCAAATAAAATAACCACAGGACTCCTGCATGAAACGAGCAGGCACACCTGTGGTTGTTCGTTCAGAAAAATCAACATGGTATCATACCGAAGTCGATAATGCAGGCTCTTTGGTCTTGGGCGTTGTCATTTTGCCTAACAGATATACCAGCAGCTGTTGATTGTGCATCGAAATGTTACTGAGAACGGAATTCATGAATTCATTGCGGATGGTGATGCCACGCTCTGTCTCCATTCTCCCTTTGTCAGATAGAGATACCCATACAATGCGTCGATCCTGATTATCCCGATTCCTGCGAATCAGATCGTTCTTCTCCATACGATCGAGCAGCATGGTTACGGCAGCGGGCGTCGTTGCCAGAAAAGGAATCAGATCTGAAGGTTTCATCTTCTGATGATCCTCAAGCACCTCCAGAACAGCCAGCTGAGCCTCCGTCAATGAGGGTGCCAGCTCTTGATCCATGTGCAATTTATAATCTTTGGTTAGTCTGGACCAGCACTTGGCAAAATCGGAATTATACATCTTACATCGCTCCTCTCTGCAACCGGTTATCACTTCACCTGCTTAAGTTTTCGCGCTCCAAAGCCGCATTCCTGCTGCCTTTTTTCAATTTCCTAGCGATCGACCGTAATCGACGAAGGTTGTTAAACTTCGCATAAATGCCCCCTTCTAATCCGCCTTTGAACAACAAAAAAAGACTCTTCGCATGACAGGATTAGCTGCTCTGCGAAAAGTCTCGTTTTTTATTTTTATGAAGATGATGCTGGTTGATTCTCATTAAAGTCCCTTAGAAGTTCAACGATCTCGTCCTGTTTGTCCACATGAACGAGCAGCTTGCCAATATGTTTGCGCTCGGTGATCGGAACACCTTCCGATGATATCG from Paenibacillus sp. FSL R5-0341 harbors:
- a CDS encoding MarR family winged helix-turn-helix transcriptional regulator produces the protein MYNSDFAKCWSRLTKDYKLHMDQELAPSLTEAQLAVLEVLEDHQKMKPSDLIPFLATTPAAVTMLLDRMEKNDLIRRNRDNQDRRIVWVSLSDKGRMETERGITIRNEFMNSVLSNISMHNQQLLVYLLGKMTTPKTKEPALSTSV